A genome region from Desulfurispora thermophila DSM 16022 includes the following:
- a CDS encoding ABC transporter ATP-binding protein, with translation MIKIEGLRKSFGRTVALDDMDLRVPPGCIMGLVGPNGAGKTTAMSILATLLPADGGRALVAGYDAALQPGQVRSLIGYMPDFFGVYDGLTCEEYLNFFADAMGLPGSGREGLIANLLELVNLAEKRGEYVDLLSRGMKQRLALARCLVHDPEVLILDEPASGLDPRARAELKAIIRQLKEMGKTVLISSHILPELAQICDQVAIMEKGRVIAAGPVEEITALQDGSQLVQMEVLENVEQVVRYLQEAGAVQVRLEGEKVTFAWRGGQQGLSGLLRQLVQAGFPVLSFAPQRRDLEETFMAVTREGDEHGR, from the coding sequence ATGATTAAAATTGAAGGATTGCGTAAAAGTTTTGGCCGCACTGTGGCCCTGGACGATATGGATTTGCGGGTGCCTCCCGGCTGCATCATGGGCCTGGTGGGCCCCAACGGGGCGGGTAAGACCACGGCCATGAGCATACTGGCCACCCTGCTGCCGGCTGATGGCGGCCGGGCGCTGGTGGCCGGTTACGATGCCGCCCTGCAGCCCGGACAAGTGCGCTCCTTGATTGGCTACATGCCCGACTTTTTCGGCGTCTACGACGGGCTGACCTGTGAGGAGTACCTGAACTTTTTCGCCGATGCCATGGGCTTGCCGGGCAGCGGGCGGGAGGGCCTGATTGCCAACCTGCTGGAACTGGTCAACCTGGCGGAAAAGCGCGGCGAATATGTGGACTTGCTCTCCCGTGGTATGAAACAGCGCCTGGCCCTGGCCCGTTGCCTGGTGCACGACCCGGAAGTGCTCATACTGGACGAACCGGCCTCCGGCCTGGATCCGCGGGCGCGGGCCGAACTGAAAGCCATTATCCGGCAGCTCAAGGAGATGGGTAAAACCGTGTTGATCAGCTCGCACATTTTGCCCGAACTGGCCCAGATCTGCGACCAGGTGGCCATTATGGAAAAGGGCCGGGTGATTGCGGCCGGCCCGGTGGAGGAAATTACCGCCCTGCAGGACGGCAGCCAGCTGGTGCAGATGGAGGTGCTGGAAAATGTGGAGCAAGTGGTCCGCTACCTGCAGGAGGCCGGGGCGGTGCAGGTGCGGCTGGAAGGAGAGAAAGTAACCTTTGCCTGGCGGGGCGGGCAGCAGGGGCTGTCGGGACTGCTCAGGCAACTGGTGCAGGCCGGCTTTCCGGTGCTTTCCTTTGCACCGCAGCGGCGCGACCTGGAAGAAACCTTTATGGCTGTGACCAGGGAGGGGGATGAGCATGGCCGTTAA
- a CDS encoding ABC transporter permease, protein MAVNPVLSKEIRQRFHSYKAALIVAGYLLALGSFILGFIYLNWQHRPGYFQPGQNREIFIMLVLAQFALLCFVVPGLTAGLISGEREKQTLNVLLTTRLSCRSIVTGKLAAACLFFVLLLSASLPLYSMVSLYGGFAPGQTAAAFGIYLLSMYLYGALGMACSVFFQRTGVSTVATYGIAFFLSVCTGLLAIFFYQFLQPPGGYAGGLPPYIVRLLLAINPGAVLTAILEPRANLPFGNLGLPYWLIYTLFCLGLGTVLLAYSSYALNPLRRRGVRFWR, encoded by the coding sequence ATGGCCGTTAACCCGGTCTTGAGCAAGGAAATCAGACAGCGCTTTCACAGTTATAAAGCGGCCCTGATTGTGGCCGGCTATCTGCTGGCCCTGGGCAGCTTCATTCTGGGCTTTATTTATCTCAACTGGCAGCACCGGCCGGGCTATTTTCAGCCCGGCCAGAACCGGGAGATTTTCATAATGCTGGTGCTGGCCCAGTTTGCCCTGCTCTGTTTTGTGGTACCCGGTTTGACGGCCGGCCTGATCAGCGGTGAGCGGGAAAAGCAGACTTTGAATGTGCTGCTCACCACCCGCCTGAGCTGCCGCAGCATTGTGACCGGCAAGCTGGCCGCTGCCTGCCTCTTCTTTGTCCTGCTGCTTTCGGCTTCGTTGCCTCTCTACAGCATGGTCTCGCTTTACGGCGGCTTTGCCCCGGGTCAGACCGCCGCTGCCTTCGGTATTTATTTGCTGAGCATGTATCTATATGGTGCGCTGGGCATGGCCTGCTCGGTGTTTTTTCAGCGCACCGGTGTGAGCACGGTGGCCACCTACGGGATTGCCTTCTTTTTGAGTGTGTGCACCGGGCTGCTGGCCATCTTCTTCTACCAGTTTTTGCAGCCGCCCGGCGGCTATGCCGGTGGCCTGCCGCCCTATATCGTGCGCCTGTTGCTGGCTATAAACCCGGGTGCCGTTCTGACGGCCATTTTGGAACCACGGGCCAACCTGCCTTTTGGTAACCTGGGCCTGCCTTACTGGTTGATTTACACCCTGTTCTGCCTGGGACTGGGCACGGTGCTTTTGGCTTACAGCAGCTATGCTTTGAACCCCCTGCGCCGGCGGGGTGTGCGCTTCTGGCGGTAA
- a CDS encoding esterase/lipase family protein, with protein sequence MLKVKKLHFLLVTMLCLLVTAFFLGGGPAAAAERQNNYPIVLVHGFSGWGRDEMLGFKYWGGFTDLQEKLESAGYQTYTAAVGPFSSNWDRACELYAFIKGGRVDYGKAHAAKYGHARYGRTYPGLLPNWGEVDPSTGKTVKIHLIGHSMGGQTIRLLAQLLENGDPDEIATTPPSELSPLFNGQKKSWIHSITTISTPHDGTTLADAVNGMLPFAQQTVALVAAASGLCADNLVYDFKLDQWGLKRQPGETFASYADRVWNSSIWESTHDISAWDLSPDGARELNKWVKAQPDIYYFSYGTEATFRELITGHEIPELSMNPIFVPFALHMGAYTRNVPDRVVIDSNWWKNDGVVNTCSMSGPHIGSSDTIVNYNGQAQPGRWHYLGLLESTDHMDIVGIGTLWSPTSWYRDLASLLASLPAN encoded by the coding sequence GTGCTAAAGGTAAAAAAATTACACTTTTTGCTGGTCACCATGCTCTGCCTGCTGGTTACAGCCTTCTTTCTGGGAGGCGGACCGGCCGCCGCAGCCGAAAGGCAAAACAACTACCCCATAGTACTTGTACACGGTTTTAGCGGCTGGGGGCGTGACGAAATGCTGGGCTTTAAGTACTGGGGCGGCTTCACTGACCTGCAGGAAAAGTTGGAAAGTGCCGGTTATCAGACATACACCGCTGCCGTGGGACCGTTTTCCAGCAACTGGGACAGAGCCTGCGAGCTTTATGCCTTCATTAAAGGCGGCCGGGTAGACTACGGCAAAGCACACGCCGCTAAATACGGACACGCCCGTTATGGCCGCACCTACCCAGGCTTGTTACCCAATTGGGGAGAAGTTGACCCATCTACGGGCAAAACTGTAAAGATCCACCTGATTGGCCACAGTATGGGCGGGCAAACAATCCGCTTACTAGCTCAGTTACTGGAAAATGGCGATCCGGATGAAATTGCCACCACCCCACCCAGCGAATTATCACCACTATTTAATGGCCAGAAAAAGTCCTGGATCCACAGCATCACCACCATTTCCACCCCGCACGACGGCACTACTCTGGCCGATGCTGTGAACGGAATGTTACCATTTGCCCAGCAAACAGTCGCATTAGTAGCTGCCGCCAGCGGTCTGTGCGCGGACAATCTGGTTTACGACTTCAAACTGGATCAATGGGGGCTGAAGCGCCAACCAGGCGAAACTTTTGCCAGCTATGCCGACAGGGTCTGGAACAGCAGCATCTGGGAATCAACACACGATATCAGCGCCTGGGATCTTAGTCCGGACGGCGCCAGAGAACTAAATAAATGGGTAAAAGCCCAACCGGACATTTACTACTTCTCATATGGTACCGAGGCCACCTTCCGCGAACTAATCACCGGCCATGAAATACCGGAACTGAGCATGAACCCTATCTTCGTACCCTTCGCCCTGCACATGGGCGCCTATACCCGCAATGTGCCGGACCGGGTGGTAATAGACAGCAACTGGTGGAAAAATGATGGCGTAGTCAACACCTGCTCCATGTCCGGTCCGCACATCGGTTCAAGTGACACCATTGTTAATTACAACGGGCAGGCACAACCCGGTCGCTGGCACTACCTGGGTCTTTTGGAATCCACCGACCATATGGATATTGTGGGTATCGGCACCCTGTGGAGCCCCACCTCCTGGTATCGCGATCTGGCATCACTCCTGGCTTCTCTGCCGGCAAATTAA
- a CDS encoding putative polysaccharide biosynthesis protein translates to MSLVKKPEHPTITTEQNTPARPLQLAGQTLIKGALILTLAGLLVRVLGAVYRIPLGRLLGDEGLGLYAIPNQYYLLFFTISAAGIPVGVSRLVAAKVTVGAWRDAYRTFQITLLTMLGLGLGFSLLLYCGAPFLVRVGLVANPAALAGMRAIAPVVFFAAVTAAFRGLFQGLQNMTAVALSQVVDQTLLVAGTLLFSYLLLPRGLAAAAAGANFGAVPGAVAATLFMLLVFLRYRSQFRQAVALDSSGSRESAWQLLKKVFTVSIPISFANVSMALTGIIDNKLIIERLQLTGYTQQQATALYGQLNQMALSFINISIAFSFSLGTSLVPAVSRAHAASDHSAVRSQLRAALRLSLLTSLPATAGLLVLAPQLTDLLFANSAAGTPLRYLAPAVLFWGLHLVLSGTLQGLGRADLPVRNLLTGIGLKIALTWGLTPTPLGIRAAALATTAMFALAGALNVLSLRRLVGLEFRPRQDLLPAAAASALMAAAVWAAYRALLLWTGHSYPATALAIGCGLLTYPPLLYALGGITPSDLSRLPGPGRRLAGWLAAKTKTY, encoded by the coding sequence ATGAGCCTGGTAAAAAAACCGGAACACCCGACCATAACAACAGAGCAAAACACACCGGCCCGGCCGCTTCAATTGGCCGGGCAGACGCTGATCAAAGGGGCGCTGATTTTAACCCTGGCCGGCCTGCTGGTCCGCGTGCTGGGAGCAGTTTACCGCATCCCCCTGGGCCGCCTGCTGGGCGACGAGGGGCTGGGCCTGTACGCCATCCCCAACCAGTATTACCTGCTCTTTTTCACCATTTCAGCAGCCGGTATCCCGGTAGGCGTATCCCGCCTGGTGGCGGCCAAAGTGACAGTAGGTGCCTGGCGCGACGCCTACCGTACTTTTCAAATCACCCTGCTGACCATGCTGGGGTTGGGGCTGGGTTTTTCCCTGTTGCTCTATTGCGGTGCCCCCTTCCTGGTGCGGGTGGGGCTAGTGGCCAACCCGGCCGCCCTGGCCGGGATGCGGGCCATCGCCCCGGTGGTTTTTTTCGCCGCGGTTACGGCAGCCTTCCGCGGGCTCTTTCAGGGACTGCAAAATATGACCGCGGTGGCGCTTTCCCAGGTGGTGGACCAGACCCTGCTGGTGGCGGGCACCCTGCTCTTCAGCTACCTGCTGCTGCCCCGGGGACTGGCCGCGGCCGCGGCCGGGGCCAATTTCGGCGCCGTGCCCGGCGCGGTGGCCGCCACACTTTTTATGCTGCTGGTTTTTCTGCGCTACCGGTCGCAGTTTAGACAGGCGGTGGCGCTGGACAGTTCGGGCAGCCGGGAAAGCGCCTGGCAGTTGCTGAAAAAGGTTTTTACGGTATCCATTCCCATTTCTTTTGCCAATGTATCCATGGCCCTCACCGGCATTATTGACAACAAGCTGATTATTGAACGCCTGCAGCTTACTGGCTACACCCAGCAGCAGGCCACGGCGCTGTACGGCCAGCTCAACCAGATGGCGCTTTCTTTTATCAATATCAGCATCGCCTTCTCCTTTTCCCTGGGCACCAGTTTGGTGCCGGCCGTATCCCGCGCCCACGCCGCCAGCGACCATAGCGCCGTGCGCAGCCAGTTGCGCGCAGCGTTACGCCTTTCCCTGCTCACCTCACTGCCGGCCACGGCCGGTCTGCTGGTGCTGGCCCCCCAGCTCACCGACCTGCTGTTCGCCAACAGTGCCGCCGGCACACCCCTGCGCTATCTGGCTCCGGCTGTGCTCTTCTGGGGGTTGCACCTGGTACTCTCGGGCACACTGCAGGGCCTGGGCCGGGCCGATCTGCCCGTGCGCAACCTGCTCACCGGCATTGGGCTGAAAATCGCTCTCACCTGGGGGCTGACACCCACCCCTCTGGGCATCCGGGCCGCCGCTCTGGCCACCACGGCCATGTTCGCCCTGGCCGGTGCCTTGAACGTGCTATCCCTGCGCCGCCTGGTGGGCCTGGAGTTCCGCCCCCGGCAGGACCTGCTGCCGGCCGCAGCCGCCTCGGCTCTCATGGCCGCCGCAGTCTGGGCCGCCTACCGCGCCCTGCTGCTCTGGACGGGACACAGCTATCCGGCCACCGCCCTGGCCATAGGCTGCGGTCTGCTGACCTACCCGCCCCTGCTTTACGCCCTGGGAGGGATTACCCCGTCCGACCTATCCCGCCTGCCCGGTCCCGGGCGCCGGCTGGCCGGGTGGCTGGCTGCTAAAACCAAAACATATTAA
- a CDS encoding YbjQ family protein has product MLLTTTPTIEGRPVQKYLGIVTGEAIMGANIVRDLFASITDIVGGRSGAYETKLAQAREIALSEMAAQASRLGANAVVGIDLDYEVIREGMLMVTASGTAVVI; this is encoded by the coding sequence ATGCTGCTCACCACCACCCCCACCATTGAAGGGCGTCCCGTGCAAAAATATCTGGGCATTGTCACCGGGGAGGCCATCATGGGCGCCAACATCGTGCGGGATCTGTTCGCCAGCATCACCGACATTGTGGGCGGCCGCTCGGGCGCTTATGAGACCAAACTGGCCCAGGCCCGAGAGATCGCCCTAAGCGAAATGGCCGCCCAGGCCTCCCGGCTGGGCGCCAATGCCGTGGTCGGCATTGACCTGGACTACGAGGTGATCCGGGAGGGTATGCTAATGGTTACAGCCTCGGGCACCGCCGTGGTCATCTGA
- a CDS encoding SdpI family protein produces the protein MKQKHPGTSNREQTGSSLRHDWPLWLLILVTWVFDALVYPRLPERLPTHWNVAGQVDQYTAKLAALLVFSLLPALIYALMRFLPRLDPRRENYVYFQGFYNLLVYLLCTFLVILNYVVVLYALGYRVPVSTIVPVAVSVLFILTGNSLTRVRPNYFVGIRTPWTLADPTVWQRTHRVGGRLMVAGGILGLLGSFAGRYAFTVFLTAVLGSTVITIAYSYYLYTKKSTLS, from the coding sequence ATGAAACAAAAGCACCCCGGCACAAGTAACCGAGAGCAGACCGGCAGCAGTTTGCGCCATGATTGGCCACTCTGGCTGCTGATACTGGTCACCTGGGTGTTTGATGCCCTTGTCTACCCTCGGTTGCCGGAAAGATTGCCCACCCACTGGAATGTGGCGGGCCAGGTTGACCAGTACACTGCTAAACTGGCCGCGCTGCTCGTTTTCAGTTTGCTTCCCGCCCTGATTTATGCCCTGATGCGCTTCTTGCCCCGCCTGGATCCCCGGCGGGAAAACTATGTCTACTTTCAAGGTTTTTACAACCTGCTGGTTTACCTACTGTGTACCTTTCTGGTAATATTAAACTACGTAGTTGTCCTGTACGCACTGGGGTATCGCGTCCCGGTAAGCACCATTGTCCCGGTCGCCGTCAGTGTCCTGTTCATCCTGACCGGCAATTCCCTGACCCGGGTGCGCCCCAATTACTTCGTGGGCATCCGCACCCCCTGGACCCTGGCCGACCCGACAGTGTGGCAGCGCACCCACCGGGTGGGCGGCCGCCTGATGGTAGCCGGGGGCATACTTGGACTGCTGGGCAGTTTTGCCGGCCGGTACGCCTTTACCGTTTTCCTGACGGCCGTCCTGGGCAGTACTGTAATTACTATCGCTTACTCATACTATCTGTATACCAAAAAAAGCACATTATCATGA
- a CDS encoding autorepressor SdpR family transcription factor, translating to MGLNDTFKALSDPTRRQILRLLQQGDLTAGEIAGHFNISKPSISHHLQILKQAGLVLDQRQGQNIYYSLNTTVFQEVLGWLASIMHTGGGDQYETKAPRHK from the coding sequence ATGGGACTAAACGACACTTTCAAGGCACTGTCCGATCCCACCCGGCGCCAGATCCTGCGCCTGCTGCAGCAGGGCGACCTGACGGCGGGAGAAATAGCCGGACATTTTAACATCTCCAAGCCCAGTATCTCCCACCACCTGCAAATTTTGAAGCAGGCCGGACTGGTGCTGGACCAGCGCCAGGGACAGAACATCTATTATTCCCTTAACACCACGGTTTTCCAGGAGGTTCTGGGCTGGCTGGCATCAATCATGCACACAGGAGGAGGAGACCAGTATGAAACAAAAGCACCCCGGCACAAGTAA
- a CDS encoding GNAT family N-acetyltransferase, which produces MQADRHIAQQPVTPPPPAPSARVFDRLALSTPRGQVWLEGPVPPRQLALLQMNPQLNNFRPAEKQHKALVDIAGMPEGMIYIARFENEIIGYVTFHRPDEYTRWYQHPRILEMGGIEISPEWRRYKIGRHLLQLAFSSANLDEYICITMEYCWHWDLKNSGLDVWQYQRMLTGMFEKAGLSKVATDDPDILEHPANVLLAKIGPRVSKQDVLLFESLRFTKFGQMIGAI; this is translated from the coding sequence ATGCAAGCGGATCGCCATATAGCGCAACAACCAGTCACGCCCCCTCCCCCCGCTCCCAGCGCCCGTGTTTTTGACCGCCTGGCGCTAAGTACGCCGCGTGGTCAGGTTTGGCTGGAGGGCCCCGTACCCCCCCGGCAACTGGCCCTGCTGCAAATGAACCCGCAGCTCAACAACTTCCGCCCGGCGGAAAAACAACACAAAGCGCTGGTGGACATTGCCGGTATGCCCGAGGGCATGATTTACATTGCCCGTTTTGAAAATGAAATTATTGGCTATGTCACCTTTCACCGCCCCGATGAGTACACCCGCTGGTACCAGCACCCCCGCATCCTGGAAATGGGCGGTATCGAAATCAGCCCGGAGTGGCGGCGCTATAAAATCGGCCGTCACCTGTTGCAGCTGGCCTTTTCCTCCGCCAACCTGGACGAATACATTTGCATCACCATGGAATACTGCTGGCACTGGGATTTGAAAAACAGCGGTCTGGATGTCTGGCAGTATCAAAGGATGCTGACCGGCATGTTTGAAAAGGCGGGGCTTTCCAAAGTGGCCACCGACGACCCGGACATCTTAGAGCACCCGGCCAATGTGTTGCTGGCCAAAATTGGCCCCAGGGTTAGCAAGCAGGATGTGCTCCTGTTTGAATCGCTGCGCTTTACCAAGTTTGGCCAAATGATAGGCGCCATATAG
- a CDS encoding zinc ribbon domain-containing protein, translating into MEVFKRFAETVKDITRDLGEKAKDIGEKARDIGEKALDLGEKAGDRAKDVAKKSVEFVGAQKLKLELSRYEKEMENNMAALGYLYYKSRQGDVSQQQEMEELYQRTLQLEQDIRQLEEEINKLLPRPPVCPQCQKELPPGGRFCSYCGRQVVGEEQRGTPEE; encoded by the coding sequence GTGGAAGTTTTCAAACGCTTTGCCGAAACAGTGAAGGACATCACTCGTGACCTGGGAGAAAAGGCCAAAGACATTGGGGAAAAGGCGCGCGATATAGGTGAGAAGGCGCTGGATCTGGGCGAAAAGGCCGGGGACAGGGCCAAGGACGTGGCCAAAAAATCGGTCGAATTTGTCGGTGCCCAGAAATTAAAGCTGGAACTGTCCCGCTATGAGAAGGAAATGGAAAACAATATGGCCGCTCTGGGCTACCTGTATTACAAGAGTCGCCAGGGCGATGTCAGCCAGCAGCAGGAGATGGAGGAACTCTACCAGCGCACCTTGCAACTGGAACAGGATATTCGCCAGCTGGAAGAAGAGATCAACAAGCTCTTGCCCCGGCCGCCGGTTTGTCCGCAGTGTCAGAAAGAACTGCCACCCGGCGGGCGCTTCTGCAGCTATTGTGGCCGGCAGGTGGTAGGGGAAGAGCAGCGCGGTACACCTGAAGAATAA
- a CDS encoding NAD-dependent protein deacylase, producing the protein MSYADKISALAHMLQNSQPAFAFTGAGMSTESGIPDFRSPGSGLWTKVDPASVSTLTVLKKDPQKFYQFNLPRWQSYRQARPNTGHLALAELERRGLLVGVITQNIDGLHQAAGSRRVWELHGNLRECYCLSCREKDEFDVLAEKVGSGEIPPRCRHCGGILRPAVVLFEDRMSEDYFQAVQVLSGCQLLLLLGSSLKVYPAAALPEKARQVVIINHDPTAWDERAELVFRESIGRVLGDLLVELDRQQR; encoded by the coding sequence TTGTCTTATGCCGATAAAATATCCGCTCTGGCGCATATGTTGCAAAACAGCCAGCCGGCATTTGCCTTCACCGGGGCGGGCATGAGTACCGAAAGTGGCATCCCCGATTTTCGCAGTCCGGGCAGCGGTCTGTGGACCAAAGTGGACCCGGCCAGTGTGTCCACCCTGACGGTGCTCAAAAAAGACCCGCAAAAATTTTACCAGTTCAACCTGCCCCGCTGGCAGTCCTACCGGCAGGCGCGGCCCAATACCGGGCACCTGGCTCTGGCCGAGCTGGAGCGGCGGGGGCTGCTGGTGGGCGTGATTACCCAGAATATCGACGGCCTGCACCAGGCCGCCGGTAGCCGGAGGGTGTGGGAGCTGCACGGTAACCTGCGGGAGTGCTATTGTCTATCCTGCCGGGAGAAGGACGAGTTTGACGTGCTGGCGGAAAAAGTGGGCTCCGGTGAGATACCGCCCCGCTGCCGGCATTGCGGTGGTATATTACGCCCGGCCGTGGTGTTGTTTGAGGACCGCATGAGTGAAGATTATTTTCAGGCCGTGCAGGTGCTCAGCGGTTGCCAGCTGTTACTGTTGCTGGGCAGCAGCCTGAAGGTGTATCCGGCGGCGGCTTTGCCGGAAAAGGCCCGCCAGGTGGTAATCATCAACCACGACCCCACGGCCTGGGATGAGCGGGCCGAGCTGGTCTTCCGGGAGAGCATCGGCCGGGTGCTGGGCGATTTGCTGGTTGAACTTGATAGACAGCAGCGGTAG
- a CDS encoding endonuclease/exonuclease/phosphatase family protein produces MPGLFLKVLTINIHHGRDLKGRDSLPRLATLIAASGAHLAALQEVESGSPRSGFVHQPHRLSRLSGLKMYFFPAMHLLSWRYGNCLGSRLPVNEKKRLSLPGSGWEKRNLLLVRLQTRPPFYFLGTHLGLSASERAAQAFYIADLLAGLGAPFILGGDFNAPPFAPELMPLHQIAQTSPATIHTYPAEKPRQPLDYFFFSPHWQLLRCRTIPTLASDHLPLLGEFQLEQK; encoded by the coding sequence ATGCCCGGCCTGTTTTTGAAAGTGCTCACCATCAACATCCACCACGGGAGGGACTTAAAAGGCAGGGACAGCTTGCCCCGCCTGGCCACACTCATCGCCGCCAGCGGCGCCCATTTGGCGGCCCTGCAGGAGGTGGAAAGCGGCTCCCCCCGTTCGGGTTTCGTGCACCAGCCGCACCGCCTTTCCCGCTTGAGCGGTTTAAAGATGTATTTCTTCCCGGCCATGCACCTGTTATCCTGGCGCTACGGCAACTGCCTGGGCAGCCGCCTGCCGGTGAATGAAAAAAAGCGCCTTTCCCTGCCCGGTTCCGGCTGGGAAAAGCGCAACCTGCTCCTGGTCAGACTGCAAACCAGACCACCTTTTTATTTTCTGGGCACCCACCTGGGACTGTCCGCCAGCGAACGGGCGGCCCAGGCTTTCTATATTGCCGACCTGCTGGCCGGTCTGGGAGCACCCTTCATCCTGGGCGGCGACTTCAACGCCCCGCCTTTTGCCCCGGAGCTGATGCCCCTGCACCAAATTGCCCAAACCAGCCCGGCTACCATCCATACTTACCCGGCCGAAAAGCCGCGCCAGCCCCTGGACTATTTCTTTTTCTCGCCCCACTGGCAACTGCTCCGCTGCCGCACCATCCCCACCCTGGCCTCCGACCATTTGCCTTTACTGGGGGAGTTCCAACTGGAACAGAAATAA
- a CDS encoding P-II family nitrogen regulator, producing the protein MKKIEVIIRPGKLEEVKAALSKYGIRGMTVSEVAGCGLQKGKKEVYRGNEYTIDLLPKVKVEIVVGQERVAELVDLLVATTRTGQIGDGKIFIYPVEDAVRIRTGERGLTALGESGQ; encoded by the coding sequence ATGAAAAAAATTGAAGTCATTATCCGCCCCGGCAAACTGGAGGAAGTCAAGGCCGCCCTGTCCAAGTACGGTATCCGCGGCATGACCGTGTCCGAGGTGGCCGGCTGTGGCCTGCAAAAAGGCAAAAAGGAAGTCTACCGCGGCAATGAATACACCATTGACCTGCTGCCCAAAGTAAAAGTGGAAATTGTGGTGGGACAGGAGAGAGTGGCCGAACTGGTCGACCTGCTCGTTGCCACCACCCGCACCGGTCAGATTGGCGACGGTAAAATATTTATCTATCCGGTGGAAGATGCGGTACGCATCCGCACCGGCGAAAGGGGCCTGACTGCCCTGGGCGAAAGCGGCCAGTAG
- a CDS encoding ammonium transporter has product MRKPLLTLFLLAGLLPAGGPAALAATGPAVDSGDTAFIILCTALVMLMTPALAFFYGGMVRQKNVLSTMMHSFIAIALVSLIWVLYGYSLAFGPDIKGLIGAPSAIGLKGVSMLPNETYAATIPELVFVAFQLMFAIITTAIISGAYAERMRFTAFLLFSALWVSVVYLPLAHWVWGDGGWLRQLGALDFAGGTVVHISSGVSGLVAALVLGRRKGLKSQPPLPHNLPFTVLGASLLWFGWFGFNAGSALGSNGLAAMAFLVTNTAAATAALAWLLAEWLHHGKPTVLGAASGAVAGLVAITPAAGFVTPLASLLIGLGGGLLCYLAVAVLKQRLGYDDALDAFGCHGVGGMWGALATGLFATKTVNELGADGLLYGNPHQLLVQLIGVAATIVFAALATWLLLKLVGLLTELRVSPEEEEMGLDITVHGEKAYRENLSGSPLPGTSGSLLAQAGATSLSH; this is encoded by the coding sequence ATGCGCAAACCCCTCCTCACCCTGTTTCTGCTGGCCGGCCTTTTGCCGGCCGGCGGGCCGGCCGCTCTGGCTGCAACAGGCCCGGCCGTAGACAGCGGCGATACCGCCTTCATCATTTTGTGCACGGCGCTGGTCATGCTGATGACGCCCGCTCTGGCCTTTTTCTACGGCGGTATGGTGCGCCAGAAAAACGTGCTCAGCACCATGATGCACAGTTTCATTGCCATCGCTCTGGTCTCGCTGATCTGGGTGCTGTACGGCTACAGCCTGGCTTTCGGCCCGGACATCAAAGGGTTGATTGGCGCACCCTCCGCCATAGGTTTAAAAGGCGTAAGCATGCTGCCCAATGAAACCTACGCCGCCACCATTCCCGAACTGGTCTTTGTAGCCTTCCAGCTCATGTTCGCCATCATCACCACGGCCATTATTTCCGGAGCCTATGCCGAGCGAATGCGCTTTACCGCCTTTTTGCTCTTCAGCGCCCTGTGGGTGAGCGTTGTCTACCTGCCCCTGGCCCACTGGGTCTGGGGGGACGGCGGCTGGCTGCGCCAGCTGGGCGCACTGGACTTCGCCGGCGGCACGGTGGTGCACATCAGCTCGGGCGTTTCCGGCCTGGTGGCCGCCCTGGTGCTGGGCCGGCGCAAGGGACTGAAAAGCCAGCCCCCCCTGCCCCACAACCTGCCCTTTACCGTACTGGGGGCCAGCCTTTTGTGGTTCGGATGGTTTGGCTTCAACGCGGGCAGTGCGCTGGGCAGCAACGGACTGGCAGCCATGGCCTTCCTGGTCACCAACACGGCGGCGGCCACCGCAGCCCTGGCCTGGCTGCTGGCCGAATGGCTGCACCACGGCAAACCTACGGTGTTGGGAGCAGCCAGCGGCGCAGTAGCCGGCCTGGTGGCCATCACCCCGGCCGCCGGCTTTGTAACACCCCTGGCTTCCCTGCTCATCGGCCTGGGCGGCGGCCTGCTCTGCTACCTGGCCGTAGCTGTACTCAAACAGCGCCTGGGCTATGACGATGCTCTGGATGCCTTTGGCTGCCACGGTGTGGGCGGCATGTGGGGCGCCCTGGCCACCGGGCTCTTCGCCACCAAAACGGTCAATGAGCTGGGGGCTGACGGGCTGCTTTACGGGAATCCGCACCAGTTACTGGTACAGTTAATTGGTGTGGCGGCCACCATTGTATTTGCCGCGCTGGCCACCTGGCTGCTCCTGAAACTGGTGGGTCTGCTGACCGAGCTGCGCGTTTCCCCGGAAGAGGAAGAAATGGGCCTGGACATCACGGTACACGGCGAAAAGGCCTACCGGGAAAACCTCTCCGGCAGCCCGCTACCGGGAACCAGCGGCTCGCTGCTCGCCCAGGCCGGAGCAACATCACTCAGCCATTGA